Proteins from a single region of Calypte anna isolate BGI_N300 chromosome 26, bCalAnn1_v1.p, whole genome shotgun sequence:
- the KDM5B gene encoding LOW QUALITY PROTEIN: lysine-specific demethylase 5B (The sequence of the model RefSeq protein was modified relative to this genomic sequence to represent the inferred CDS: deleted 2 bases in 1 codon), with product MAEFLPPPECPVFEPSWEEFADPFAFIHKIRPIAEQTGICKVRPPPDWQPPFACDVDKLHFTPRIQRLNELEAQTRVKLNFLDQIAKFWELQGCTLKIPHVERKILDLFQLNRLVAEEGGFDVVCKERKWTKIATRMGFAPGKAVGSHIRAHYERILYPYNLFQSGASLLCLQKPDLTSDTKDKEYKPHDIPQRQSVQPSETCPPARRAKRLRAEATNIKTEGDPPEARTHNLRRRMGCAPPKCENEKEVHNTVKLPEKKEHAGEPEKEKSKVRSKKPTNAVDLYVCLLCGSGNDEDRLLLCDGCDDSYHTFCLIPPLHDVPKGDWRCPQCLAQECNKPQEAFGFEQAARDYTLRTFGEMADAFKSDYFNMPVHMVPTELVEKEFWRLVSTIEEDVTVEYGADIASKEFGSGFPVRGGKFKVRPEEEEYLDSGWNLNNMPVMEQSVLAHITADICGMKLPWLYVGMCFSSFCWHIEDHWSYSINYLHWGEPKTWYGAPGYAAEQLEDVMKKLAPELFESQPDLLHQLVTIMNPNTLMAHGVPVYRTNQCAGEFVITFPRAYHSGFNQGFNFAEAVNFCTVDWLPLGRQCVEHYRLLNRYCVFSHDEMICKMASKADVLDVVVASTVQKDMAIMIEDEKKLREKVDKLGVTDSERVSFELFPDDERQCLKCKTTCFMSAVYCPCKPGLLVCLHHVEDLCSCPTFKYKLGYRYTLEELYPMMNALKMRAESYNEWAANVNEALEAKINNKEVSLISFKALIEESEMKKFPDNDLLRHLRLVTQDADKCASVAQQLLNGKRQTRYRSGGGKCPNQLTVNELRLFVRQLYALPCVLSQTPLLKDLLDRVEAFQQQSQKLLSEEMPSAANCRKLLDVSFDFDVDLPQLAELRIRLEQARWLEDVELASSDQNSLTLDDMRRLIDSGVGLAPYPAVEKAMAKLQELLTVSEHWDDKARNLIKARPRQSLSSLAAAVREMEEIPAYLPNGAALKDAVQKAKDWLQEVEALQVGGRVPVLDTLVELVTRGRCIPVHLDYLPRLESLVAEVQAWKECAVNTFLCENSPYSLLEVLCPRCDIGMLNLKRKQKKLKEPVPSGKKKSTKLETLSDLERALSESKDTASAMATLGEARLKEMEALRSLRAANEGKVLAGEEDTELKVCLCQKEPAAPMIQCELCRGFFHTGCVSVPSVVQGPRVWLCPQCHRSEKPPLERILPLLASLQRIRVRLPEGDALRYMIERTVNWQHKAQQMLYSGNLKLIQDKVGSGLLYSRWQATAGQLPETNKVSQTIGAMSFSLPHDWDNRTIYLHSPFSTGQHCIPLHVISTELDELMMEAQLLQVSLPEIQELYQILFTKQSPILPAEQRSSIGPTNEKNECCRGKKDGMSYIERKLKRRFERENFCDEKRARVKKMRTPKKKKLKFSHSKDLSTNKLERERERLFEMQRSSESHLLPSDMSFSEQEDSEDEDAICPAVNCLQPEGDEVDWVQCDGSCNQWFHQVCVGISPEMAEKEDYICISCSGKDSPYRK from the exons gactgGCAGCCACCATTTGCATGTGATGTGGATAAGCTTCACTTTACACCGAGGATCCAGAGGCTCAATGAACTAGAG gcCCAAACTCGTGTAAAGCTGAATTTTCTGGACCAGATTGCAAAATTTTGGGAGCTTCAAGGATGTACACTGAAAATTCCACATGTGGAAAGGAAGATCTTGGATTTATTTCAGCTTAATAGA CTAGTTGCAGAAGAAGGAGGATTTGATGTAGTTtgcaaggagagaaaatggaCCAAAATAGCCACAAGGATGGGATTTGCTCCTGGCAAAGCTGTGGGATCCCACATCCGTGCACATTACGAGCGCATTCTTTACCCTTACAATTTATTCCAGTCTGGAGCAAGCCTCCTG TGCTTGCAGAAACCAGATCTCACCAGTGACACAAAGGACAAGGAATATAAGCCCCATGATATTCCACAGAGACAGTCTGTTCAGCCATCTGAAACTTGTCCACCTGCTCGTCGAGCAAAACGTCTGAGAGCAGAG gcaaccAATATTAAAACTGAAGGTGACCCTCCAGAAGCCAGAACTCATAATTTGAGACGTAGGATGGGCTGTGCACCTCCAAAGTGTGAAAATG AAAAGGAAGTGCATAACACAGTGAAACTTCCTGAGAAGAAAGAACATGCTGGGGagccagagaaagagaaatccaAAGTCCGATCCAAAAAACCCACTAATGCT GTGGATTTGTATGTGTGTCTCTTATGTGGCAGTGGTAACGATGAGGACCGTCTGCTGCTGTGTGATGGCTGTGATGACAGTTACCACACTTTTTGTTTAATTCCCCCCCTTCATGATGTTCCCAAAGGGGACTGGAGGTGTCCTCAGTGTTTGGCTCAG GAGTGCAATAAGCCTCAAGAAGCATTTGGGTTTGAACAAGCAGCACGAGACTACACACTTCGGACGTTTGGAGAAATGGCAGATGCATTCAAGTCAGACTATTTTAACATGCCAGTCCAT ATGGTCCCCACTGAGCTGGTTGAAAAAGAATTCTGGAGACTTGTTAGTACCATTGAAGAGGATGTGACTGTAGAATATGGAGCTGATATTGCTTCAAAGGAATTTGGAAGTGGCTTCCCAGTTAGGGGTGGGAAATTTAAAGTTAGACCAGAAGAAGAG GAATACCTTGATAGTGGGTGGAATTTAAACAACATGCCTGTGATGGAGCAGTCTGTTCTTGCTCACATCACTGCAGACATTTGTGGAATGAAATTGCCCTGGCTATATGTGGGAAtgtgcttttcttcattttgttggCATATAGAAGACCACTGGAGCTATTCAATTAACTATCTGCATTG GGGGGAGCCTAAAACGTGGTATGGAGCCCCAGGGTATGCAGCTGAACAGCTGGAGGATGTAATGAAGAAGCTTGCTCCAGAGCTATTTGAATCTCAGCCAGATCTCTTGCACCAACTTGTCACCATAATGAACCCGAATACTTTGATGGCCCACGGAGTGCCT GTCTATCGAACCAACCAGTGTGCTGGAGAGTTTGTGATCACCTTTCCCAGAGCTTATCACAGTGGTTTCAATCAAGGTTTCAATTTTGCTGAAGCTGTGAACTTCTGCACTGTTGATTGG CTACCATTGGGGCGCCAGTGTGTGGAACATTACCGCCTGCTGAACCGCTACTGCGTGTTTTCCCATGATGAGATGATCTGTAAAATGGCTTCCAAAGCAGATGTTCTTGATGTTGTGGTTGCATCTACAGTTCAGAAAGACATGGCTATCATGATTGAAGATGAGAAGAAATTGCGTGAGAAGGTTGATAAACTG GGAGTGACTGACTCAGAGAGAGTGTCTTTTGAGCTGTTCCCTGATGATGAGCGACAGTGCTTAAAGTGTAAAACCACCTGTTTCATGTCTGCTGTTTATTGTCCATGTAAACCTGGATTACTGGTATGCCTGCACCATGTTGAGGATCTCTGTTCCTGTCCTACCTTCAAATACAAACTGGG GTACCGCTACACCCTGGAGGAGCTCTATCCCATGATGAATGCACTCAAGATGCGTGCAGAATCATACAATGAGTGGGCTGCCAATGTTAATGAAGCCCTGGAGGCAAAAATTAACAATAAAGAAGTAA GTCTCATCAGTTTTAAGGCTTTGATAGAAgaatcagaaatgaaaaagtttCCAGACAATGACCTACTGCGACACCTCAGACTGGTTACACAGGATGCAGATAAATGTGCCTCAGTTGCACAGCAACTTCTTAATGGCAAAAGACAAACAAG ATACCGCTCTGGAGGAGGGAAGTGCCCAAACCAGCTGACTGTCAACGAGCTGCGGCTGTTTGTCAGGCAGCTCTATGCTCTGCCCTGTGTCCTCAGCCAGACACCATTACTGAAG GATCTTCTTGATAGAGTGGAAGCTTTTCAACAGCAAAGCCAAAAACTCCTTTCTGAAGAAATGCCCAGTGCTGCC AACTGCAGGAAGCTGCTGGATGTCAGCTTTGACTTTGATGTTGATCTGccccagctggcagagctgcgGATCCGTCTGGAGCAGGCCCGCTGGCTGGAGGATGTGGAGCTGGCTTCCTCAGACCAAAACTCTCTCACTCTGGATGACATGAGACGTCTGATTGACTCAGGAGTTGGACTTGCTCCCTACCCAGCAGTTGAGAAAGCGATGGCGAAACTGCAGGAGCTTCTTACTGTGTCTGAACACTGGGATGACAAAGCCAGGAACCTGATAAAGGCCAG ACCCCGGCAGTCACTGAGCAGccttgcagcagcagtgagggagatggaggagatCCCCGCGTACCTGCCCAACGGTGCCGCGCTGAAAGACGCCGTGCAGAAGGCCAAAGATTGGCTGCAAGAAGTGGAAGCCCTGCAG GTTGGAGGACGTGTACCTGTACTGGACACACTGGTGGAACTTGTCACAAGGGGTCGATGCATTCCAGTCCATCTGGACTACTTGCCAAGGTTGGAGTCCTTGGTGGCAGAAGTTCAAGCGTGGAAGGAGTGTGCAGTAAACACATTTCTTTGTGAGAACTCCCCTTACTCTCTTCTGGAG GTGTTATGTCCCCGCTGTGATATTGGAATGCTGaatctgaaaagaaagcagaaaaagttaAAGGAGCCAGTACCaagtggaaagaagaaaagcaccAAGCTAGAGACTCTGAGTGACTTAGAAAGAGCACTGTCTGAGAGCAAAGATACTGCCTCTGCG ATGGCTACACTCGGGGAAGCCCGGCTGAAGGAGATGGAAGCCTTGCGTTCCCTGCGAGCCGCCAACGAGGGGAAGGTGCTGGCTGGTGAGGAGGACACAGAACTGAAAGTCTGTCTGTGCCAGAAGGAGCCTGCTGCTCCCATGATCCAGTGTGAGCTCTGTAGAGGGTTCTTCCACACCGGCTGTGTCTCCGTGCCCAGCGTTGTGCAGGGACCCCGTGTGTGGCTCTGCCCGCAGTGTCACCGCTCGGAGAAGCCGCCCTTGGAAAGGATCCTGCCCCTCTTGGCCTCCCTGCAGCGCATCCGCGTGCGCCTGCCCGAGGGGGACGCCCTGAGGTACATGATCGAGAGAACTGTGAACTGGCAGCACAAAGCACAACAGATGTTGTATTCAGGGAATCTAAAACTTATCCAAGACAAAGTTGGCTCAGGATTACTCTACAGCAGATGGCAAGCCACGGCAGGCCAATTGCCAGAGACAAACAAG gtTTCCCAGACTATTGGAGCTATGTCATTCTCCCTGCCTCATGACTGGGATAACAGAACCATATATTTACATTCTCCATTTTCTACAGGACAGCACTGCATCCCACTTCATG TCATTAGCACAGAGCTGGATGAGCTGATGATGGAGGCCCAGCTGCTACAGGTTTCTCTGCCTGAAATACAGGAGCTGTACCAGATCCTATTCACAAAGCAAAGCCCTATTttgccagcagagcagaggtcaTCCATTGGACCAACAAATGAAAAG AACGAGTGTTGCCGAGGGAAAAAGGATGGGATGAGTTACATAGAGAGAAAACTAAAGCGGCGTTTTGAGAGAGAGAACTTCTGTGATGAGAAGAGagcaagagtgaaaaaaatgagaacccccaaaaagaagaaactgaaattcagtCACTCAAAGGATCTCAGCACTAACAAACTGGAGAGAGAACGGGAGAGGCTCTTTGAAATGCAACGTTCCAGTGAGAGCCACTTGCTCCCCTCAGACATGTCCTTCTCTGAGCAGGAGGACTCAGAGGATGAAGATGCCATCTGCCCTGCTGTGAACTGTCTCCAGCCCGAGGGAGATGAG GTGGACTGGGTCCAGTGTGATGGCAGCTGCAACCAGTGGTTCCACCAGGTGTGTGTGGGCATCTCTCCAGAAATGGCAGAGAAGGAGGACTACATCTGCAtcagctgctctgggaaggACTCTCCATATCGGAAGTAA